The sequence GTTCTTTTGATGTATATTCTTATGCCATTATACACTAAGGCATGCAATATTGAAGAAAAAATGAAGGAGGCCGAAATAAATGAAGAAAACATGGGGAATGTTTGTTGCAATTTTGGTGTTGTTTAGTTTAATAGCAGTGCCAGTAGCTAAACCCGTTGCTGCAGCAGAGGACGATAAAGTCCTGAAGACCGTCATATACTCCTCAACTGGTGCCCTTTTCATGGGCGTCTGGAACCCGAGCTCCAGCGGTTACAGTGATACCTATTCAAGAAGAATTTCAGACCTAGTTTTTGACTATGGATTCCCCTACGGCGTTGAGGGTGTCCCCGTCCCCTACCACTGCCGCGTGGTCGAATACAAGAAGGATGTAACCGTCCCGAACGATGCAGTGATCTTCAACTCAACAACCGACACATGGGTTGCTGCCCACGCCGGTGAGACTGCAGCTACCTACGCTAAGATTGAGTGTGACAGGCCCTACTTCCACGACGGACACAAGCTCAGCGCTGCCGACGTCATGTACAGCTTTGCATGGGAATGGGAGTGGATTAACCAAGATGGGGACGATGACCCATACTACGATCCCAGCGAGGCCGACTGGGCCGGCGATTTCATGAACACAATCCTCGGTATAAAATTTGTTGAACAGACCGATGATAGAATGGTCTTTGAAATCTATCACAACTACTTCTTCCCAGCAAGCGAGATAATGACCGCCGCCTATGTTGTTCCATTCACTGGAACACCATGGCAGCTCTGGTATGCAATGAGCGAGCTCGTCGCACACAACGAGAAATACTCTTGGAGTGAGTCCACCGAGGAGATCGAGCAGCTTGACCAGATCAACCCAAACCATGCTCAGGCCATAAAGGAGAAGCTTCTTGAGCTCAAGAACACCAAGCCAATTCCGGAGTTCCTCAAGCCATACATAGATGATGAAAACGCCGCCAAGGCTACCTACGACTCCATAGCGAGCTTCATTGACAAGTACGGCCACGCAGTTATCGGTCAAGGCCCATATTATGTGGAGGAGTACCAACCAGAGAACCTCTATGTAAGACTCAAGAAGTTTGACAAGTGGACTATCCCAGCATTTGCAGAGGACAAGTACAAGGTCGAGCCGTACTTTGAGACCATCGAAGTTTATGGTCTCCAAAACCCAGATACTGCTATCCTTGAGGTCGCTAAGGGAACTTACGACATCCTCTGGTATCCGTTCCCAGCATATAAATTCACAGGCCTTAGCCAGGAGCAAAAGAATGCAATCGACCTCTACAAGAGTACTTCTGCCTTTGGTGACCTTGTCTTCAACCCAGTTCACGACCCAGACAACCCATACGTGATTACCGTTGGTGACAAGAAGTACTTCAACCCATTTGCAGTTAGGAAGGTTAGGTTCGGATTGCAGTACTTGATAAGCAGGGCTCACATCGCTCAGAACATCTTCCAAGGTAGTGCAGGTGCAATGTACACCCCATGGGTTTCCAGTGAGACCGGTTACGAATACGTCCAACCAGTTGTTGAAGCCTATGATCTTTCAGAACAACCAGACGAGGCATTCGCACTCAAGCTGATCGAGGAGGGAATGCAAGAGGCTGCCCAAGAACTTGCCAAGATGGGCTACAAACTCGAAAAGATTGATGGCAAGTGGTACTTCGAGGGCGAGCCAGTAAAGATCATAGGTCTTGGCCGTACCGAGGATGAAAGAAAAGATATCGCCCTGTACGTAGCAAATGAGATCCTTCCAAAAGCCGGATTCGAAGCAGAGGCCAATATCGTTGACAGAAGAACAGCAAGCGGTATGGTCTACACCAGCGACCCAAGCTCATACCAGTGGAACTTCTACACCGAGGGTTGGGTTTCCTCAAGCAACGTGAAGTTCTCAATAAGCAGAATTATCCAGTACTACTCAAGCATCTGGTACGCTCCAGGTCTTGTCGGCTGGAAGTGGACCCCAGAGAATACCAAGAGGGCCACACTTGAGGAAGTCCTCAAGTACCTCGGTGATGGTGACATTGCCGCAGGCCTCAGCAAGCTCGGACTCGATTACTACACCACCGTAGACAAGATCCAACCACTCCTTAACTGGACCGCTGATGACTTTGCTATCGTTATCTACTCAGGCGAGAACAAGGGCGTTAAAATGGACAGTGAGGACAAGTACTGGGACTTCAACAGGCTCGGTGCTGCAATTGGTATCTACGAGAGCTTCAGGGTCTTCCTCTACGAGAACTGGGAGTTCTATGCCGTGAACAAGAGGGTCAAGATCGAACTCGTTGACCCTGTTGCGGGCCTTGCCGCGTCCTGGTCACTCAGAAGCGCCAAGCCCGCTGTTGAGCCTACAACCACAACAACCACAACCACACAAACAACAACCACAACAACTTCCCAGACAACACAAACAACAACCACAACCACACAAACAACCGAGACTGAAACAACAACTGAGGAAGGAGGAATCTGCGGACCAGCAGCACTCGTAGGACTAGCACTAATTCCACTCCTACTAAGAAAGAGGAAGTGATCCTTTTCTTTCTTTTCTTCTATGCTTCTTTTTTGTTCTATGGTAATTTGAGTTCCTTAGTTTCTTGAAAAACATGATTTAACTCCACGTGTTTTTATTTTGCGAATCTGATGTCTATAAGTCCAGTTATGTACATTAGTTGTTCGCTTTTATCACGCTCGGCACATGCATAAAGTATTTAAATAAAGTTTTACACACAAGAAAAAGATGATGATCAAAAATAAACTTAGCAGTACAAAAAAAGCGAAGGAGGGAATTTGATGGGATTCGGAAAATATTTGGTCGTTAGGCTACTAAATGCCCTTGTGGTGCTGACTATAGTTACACTCGTAATGTCTGCCCTCTTCGTTAAAGTTGCTGAAAAAGACTTAGAAAACACAATAGTGCAACAGGTGAATGCCGAGTTCCAGAGTCTCCAACAACAAGGTAAAATTCCTGAAGATCCCGACGCATGGAGAGCACAGAGAATTGCGCACTATAAGGAGCAGTACCATCTGGACAAGCCTTATTGGTGGAGAGTTCAGTATTACTTTAAGAACACATTGACATTCAACTTCGGGAAAACTAAGAACCCAGTATTCGGTTCTGAGAAAGACGTCGTGGCAATTCTCAAAATGGCTATTCCCCGTACAATTCAGCTCTTTACTACCGCTCAAATAATAATTATAACTCTGGGTATCCTCCTTGGAGTAAAAGCAGCCCAGATGGTTGGTAGCCTCTTTGATAGAGCACTGTCCGTTATTGCGCTGGTAATGAGTAGTATCCCCATGTGGTGGTTTGGAATGATAATGTTGCTTATATTCTCATTCAAACTTGGATGGTTCCCCTCTAGGGCAATCCCCGACCCAAACCTTACTGGTTGGGCGCACATAGTTGATATCCTCAAACGTATGACTCTCCCAGTAGCCACAATAGTTATAGTCTCGTTTGGAGCGTGGGCATGGGTCATTAGAAACATTATGATTGGTACAATGCAAGAAGACTTTATCATGGCTGCAAGAGCTAAAGGTGTGCCAGAAAGAAAAGTGATATATGGGCACGCTCTTAGAGCTGCTGCCCCTCCAGTCGTAACTATGGTTATCATGAGCCTCCTTGCATCCCTTGGAGGTGCCATAATTACAGAGAGCGTCTTTACTTGGCCTGGAATGGGAAGAGTGTACTGGATTGCTATCGAGACCAACGAGACTAACCTTATCATGGGCCTAACGTTCGTAAACGTGCTTTTATACCTCGCAGGCGTTATTATTGCAGATCTGGCCTATGGATTCCTCGATCCAAGAGTTAAGGTTGGTGCATCTGAAAATATATGAGGTGAAGAACCATGCGCTGGGTTGATTTCAAAGAATCTCTTTCAGAATTCTGGAGCGACTTTAGAAGACAAAAGTCAGGTTTGTTAGGATTACTGCTACTATTCCTGTTCATATTTATCGCAGTTGCGGCTCCAATTATAACATCACCAGACATTCCCGAGAGGTGGCAGAGCTTCTGGCTAGACAACCCCAAAAACGTGCCTCCAACGTGGGTCAATGTTTTCTCAGGCCAAACAAAGGCTCCCCACTTGATAATCGAAGGGGAAAACCTCCAGAAGCTCATTACCAAAACTGACTCAGGCTATGTTATAGAGGTCGAGTACATTAACGAATACGATGTTCCACCCCAAGATATCGTCATAAAAGACTTGAGTGGTGAAACCACAGGAGGAAAACCCTCAATAACCGTCATAGTCAAGAGGCCAGATAACAAAGAAGTGACTTTAATAGAGAACTACAAGTTCTCAGGAAGTCTCGTCCTTCAGCTGGGTACTCATCCTCAAGTTAGGGACAACCTTCTCAAATGGATTAAGAGCGAGGGCATATACATTGATCCACTTCAGGAATTCCAATACAAGACACTTATGGACGCTACTAAAGTAATTTTTGGAAAATTAAATGAAAACATTCTAGAAAATCCAGAACCTCTAAAAGGCACGTACAAATTCACGATCCTCATAAAAGTCCCAGAAGGAAGCTCCGTCTCATTTGATAACGCTAAAGTTATATTCACAGGAAGAACTTACGGCTGGCTTGGAACAGATTTCAAGGGAAGAGACCTGCTCGCAGGAATTATCTGGGGTTCAAGAGTGTCCCTCGTCATAGGTATCTCAGTGGCAGTTGTCAGTGTTTTAGTCGGAATATTCTACGGTGTCACAAGTGCCTATCTCGGAGGATGGAGCGATGAGCTTATGATGAGATTTCAGGAGTTCATGGCGTCAATACCCAGCTTACCAATACTTATCCTTATGGGCGCGTACTTTGGAGGACATATAAAACTCTGGCAGATAGTCGTGCTGCTTGCAATCTTTGGATGGGTAGGTATAGCGAGAGTAGCAAGAAGTATGGCACTTCAGATCAAAGAGCAGACATACATTGAAGCGGCAAGGGTTCTAGGTGCTGGCACTGGTAGGATAATCTTCAAGCATATGGTGCCCCAGCTTCTCCCGTATGCGTTTGCTCAGATGGCACTTAGCGTCCCAGGTGCCGTGCTTTCAGAAGCTTCGTTGAGCTATCTAGGTCTTGGTGACCCCACTGCCGTTACATGGGGACAAATACTCCACGACGCCCAAGTTGCAGGTGCTGCAGTAAACGGATACTGGTGGTGGGTCATCCCACCAGGACTTGCAATAGCCCTTGTTGGGTTAACGTTCGTGCTTATAGGTACTGCCCTCGACAGAGTACTCAACCCAAGATTAAGGAGACTGTGAGGTGAATGGAATGGCTGGGAATGTGCTTGAGGTTCGCAATCTTAAGATGTATTACTTCACCAATAGGGGTGTTGTGAGGGCTGTTGATGACATAAGCTTCGATTTAAAAAAGGGAGAAGTCCTAGGACTTGCCGGTGAGTCAACAATTTCAAAAGTTAGGAAGTATTTATCATCCCTCTGAGTTACACTTAAGTTTCTTACTTCATAATCAGGCACTTTTGGGGTGTAAAACCATTCCTTGAAGAACCAGTCTAAGTCCTGCCCACTAACTTTCTCGAAGACATCCTGCATATCAGTTAAGTTACACTCTCTACCATGACACTCTCTCAACAATTCCCTTAGTCCTTCAAAGAAAGTCTCATCCCCAAGAACAAACTGAAGAGAGCGGAAGACAAAAGCACCTTTATAGTATACAATTCCCGCTCTAGCTTGGGGATTGAAAATCCCCTCCTTGTAACTCTCTGCAAGAGTTTTCGAGTAATTAATATACTGTAATGCACTTCCCTCGAATCCATCAAGGTTTCTGCTACCCTTTACTCTCATGTAGAGATTCATAAACGTAGCTAGGCTTTCATTAATTCTCCCAAAGTCAGCATAGCCACCAAACCACAAATGGGCAAGTTCATGGGCAGTTGTTGATGAAATGTCCTTATTGTCCAGGAATCC comes from Thermococcus aggregans and encodes:
- a CDS encoding ABC transporter substrate-binding protein, translated to MKKTWGMFVAILVLFSLIAVPVAKPVAAAEDDKVLKTVIYSSTGALFMGVWNPSSSGYSDTYSRRISDLVFDYGFPYGVEGVPVPYHCRVVEYKKDVTVPNDAVIFNSTTDTWVAAHAGETAATYAKIECDRPYFHDGHKLSAADVMYSFAWEWEWINQDGDDDPYYDPSEADWAGDFMNTILGIKFVEQTDDRMVFEIYHNYFFPASEIMTAAYVVPFTGTPWQLWYAMSELVAHNEKYSWSESTEEIEQLDQINPNHAQAIKEKLLELKNTKPIPEFLKPYIDDENAAKATYDSIASFIDKYGHAVIGQGPYYVEEYQPENLYVRLKKFDKWTIPAFAEDKYKVEPYFETIEVYGLQNPDTAILEVAKGTYDILWYPFPAYKFTGLSQEQKNAIDLYKSTSAFGDLVFNPVHDPDNPYVITVGDKKYFNPFAVRKVRFGLQYLISRAHIAQNIFQGSAGAMYTPWVSSETGYEYVQPVVEAYDLSEQPDEAFALKLIEEGMQEAAQELAKMGYKLEKIDGKWYFEGEPVKIIGLGRTEDERKDIALYVANEILPKAGFEAEANIVDRRTASGMVYTSDPSSYQWNFYTEGWVSSSNVKFSISRIIQYYSSIWYAPGLVGWKWTPENTKRATLEEVLKYLGDGDIAAGLSKLGLDYYTTVDKIQPLLNWTADDFAIVIYSGENKGVKMDSEDKYWDFNRLGAAIGIYESFRVFLYENWEFYAVNKRVKIELVDPVAGLAASWSLRSAKPAVEPTTTTTTTTQTTTTTTSQTTQTTTTTTQTTETETTTEEGGICGPAALVGLALIPLLLRKRK
- a CDS encoding ABC transporter permease, whose amino-acid sequence is MGFGKYLVVRLLNALVVLTIVTLVMSALFVKVAEKDLENTIVQQVNAEFQSLQQQGKIPEDPDAWRAQRIAHYKEQYHLDKPYWWRVQYYFKNTLTFNFGKTKNPVFGSEKDVVAILKMAIPRTIQLFTTAQIIIITLGILLGVKAAQMVGSLFDRALSVIALVMSSIPMWWFGMIMLLIFSFKLGWFPSRAIPDPNLTGWAHIVDILKRMTLPVATIVIVSFGAWAWVIRNIMIGTMQEDFIMAARAKGVPERKVIYGHALRAAAPPVVTMVIMSLLASLGGAIITESVFTWPGMGRVYWIAIETNETNLIMGLTFVNVLLYLAGVIIADLAYGFLDPRVKVGASENI
- a CDS encoding ABC transporter permease, with protein sequence MRWVDFKESLSEFWSDFRRQKSGLLGLLLLFLFIFIAVAAPIITSPDIPERWQSFWLDNPKNVPPTWVNVFSGQTKAPHLIIEGENLQKLITKTDSGYVIEVEYINEYDVPPQDIVIKDLSGETTGGKPSITVIVKRPDNKEVTLIENYKFSGSLVLQLGTHPQVRDNLLKWIKSEGIYIDPLQEFQYKTLMDATKVIFGKLNENILENPEPLKGTYKFTILIKVPEGSSVSFDNAKVIFTGRTYGWLGTDFKGRDLLAGIIWGSRVSLVIGISVAVVSVLVGIFYGVTSAYLGGWSDELMMRFQEFMASIPSLPILILMGAYFGGHIKLWQIVVLLAIFGWVGIARVARSMALQIKEQTYIEAARVLGAGTGRIIFKHMVPQLLPYAFAQMALSVPGAVLSEASLSYLGLGDPTAVTWGQILHDAQVAGAAVNGYWWWVIPPGLAIALVGLTFVLIGTALDRVLNPRLRRL